CGCCTCCTCCACCAAGCCCGCAAGGGGCCGCGCCCGCCCCCCCTGGTACACCCGGTCCGCCGCGATCAACAGCCGCGCCCCGGTGTCCTCCAGCCGGTCCCGCAACGCCGCCGCCCCGAGCCCCACCGGGAGGAAGACGTGCACCGCCCCGATCCGGGCCGCGGCGAGCATCGCGATCACCGCCTCGAGGCCCGTCGGCAGGTGCAGCGCCACCCGGTCCCCCACCCCCACGCCCCGCGCCTGCAGCGCCGCGGCGAACCGCGCCACCCGGTCGTGCAGCTCGCGGTAGGAGAGCTTCTCCACCCGGCCGTCCCCGGCGTACGCCACCAGGGCGAGCTGGTTACGCCGGGAAGAGCGCGCGTGCCGGTCCAGCGCGTTCTGCACGATGTTCGTCGCGCCTCCCACGAACCACCGGCACTCCGGCGGCGTGCCCTCGAGGACCCGCGTCCACGGGCGGTGCCACTCGAACCGCTCGGCCCACGCGCCCCAGAACCCCTCCGGGTCCTCCAGGCTCCGGCGGTACGCCGCCTCGTAATCCTTGCGGCTCCCCGTCCGGCGCAAGGCCTTGGGGGCCCACACCCGCCCCTCCGGCAGCGGCCGGGCCGGGCGGGGCAAGGCCCGCCGGGGCCGCGCCTCCCGCCGCACCACACCAGCCGGGAGGCGCCGGCGCGTCTTCGACGCGGCCTGCGCCACCTCACACACCGCGCGCGCCACCCGCGAGAACGCGTACGGGAACCGCCTAGCGGGCACCACCACCCCCAACGCGCCCAGCACCTCCCCTCCCGGGCCGAAGACCGGCGCGGCCACCCCGCACATCCCCAGCGCGTACTCCTCGAGCTCCACCGCGAACCCCACCCGCCGCACCCGCTCGAGCTCCTCCCCGAGCGCCACGGGGTCCGTCACGGTGTAGGGCGTGTACGCCTCGAGCTCCGCGCCCACGGCCTCCTCCCCCAGGTGCGCCAGGACCGCCTTCCCCAAGGCCAACGCGTGCAGCCCCGCCCGCACCTCCCCCTCCAGGCCGGGCGGCTTCACCAACCCCTGGCGGCCGCGGGTGGAGAAGCACAGCCGCCCCCGGCGCCACACGCCCAGGTAGGCCCGCTCCCGCGTGCGCAGGTACACCTCCTCGAGGGCCTCCTCGAGCCCCTCGTACGCGGGCGGGGCGGGCTCCGGAGGCAAGGGCACGAGCGCGCCCGCCAAGCGGTAGGTGGCGCGCGCGGGGTCGTGCTCCGCGAACCCTTCCTGCACGAGGCTGTTCAGGAGCGCGTACGCCGCGGACAGGCTCTTCCCCAGCATGCGCGCCACCTGGGCGGCCTCGAGGCCCTCCGGGTGCGCGGCGAGGTAGGCGAGCACGCGGAGCGCAGCTTGGACGGTACTCAGGCTTCTCCTCCGACTCCGACCCATGGCGGTTCGGCCTCTCCTAGCGGTCTGCGGTGCTGCCAGCCATCATTCCCACCCCGCGCGCGGCGTGTCAAGAACCCCCCCGATTTGCGCATAACGAAAAACCCCAAGCTTCTTGACGCGCCCGGACCACCCCACTATGCTGACCCCACAACAACCCCGATCAGGAGGTGGTTCCGCGTGGAGCGCATCGAGGCCGTACTCAAGGAAAACCGTC
This region of Marinithermus hydrothermalis DSM 14884 genomic DNA includes:
- a CDS encoding AMP-binding protein, with the protein product MGRSRRRSLSTVQAALRVLAYLAAHPEGLEAAQVARMLGKSLSAAYALLNSLVQEGFAEHDPARATYRLAGALVPLPPEPAPPAYEGLEEALEEVYLRTRERAYLGVWRRGRLCFSTRGRQGLVKPPGLEGEVRAGLHALALGKAVLAHLGEEAVGAELEAYTPYTVTDPVALGEELERVRRVGFAVELEEYALGMCGVAAPVFGPGGEVLGALGVVVPARRFPYAFSRVARAVCEVAQAASKTRRRLPAGVVRREARPRRALPRPARPLPEGRVWAPKALRRTGSRKDYEAAYRRSLEDPEGFWGAWAERFEWHRPWTRVLEGTPPECRWFVGGATNIVQNALDRHARSSRRNQLALVAYAGDGRVEKLSYRELHDRVARFAAALQARGVGVGDRVALHLPTGLEAVIAMLAAARIGAVHVFLPVGLGAAALRDRLEDTGARLLIAADRVYQGGRARPLAGLVEEAVAGLELEVIWHRRGAGARGPEFWEVLEGMRVKAPVVPVDADHPLFILYTSGSTGKPKGVVHAHGGYMVGVTYFLRRLFGLEDGEVFWATADLGWIVGHSYGVYAPLLEGLTTVLREERLDHPDPGAFYEVLEAAGVNVLLTSPAWLRALRRYGAEWGRDADLALRLVASVGEHLAPEVWHWVHAHLGVFVLDNWWQTETGAPALATPLALPARPGRVGVPLEGVEARVVDAEGRELPPGEKGFLVLKRPFPHFMRALWNNPEGYRALWARFGGYFTGDFAVRDAEGYFTVLGRSDDVIKVGDQRVGTAEIEDVLLSYPAVAEAAAVGVPDPERGEVVKAYVVLRFKEATPEVHEVLASKLKAHVRRHLGELATPAEVVFLDRLPRTKSGKILRRLLRAWELGHDPGDLSTLEA